The sequence below is a genomic window from Vibrio spartinae.
CCGCTGCGCAACGGGCTACCGGATATCGATATGCTGCGTATTCCTTTGCAATATTTAGCGAATTTGCTGACCGCGGGGGACATTCAACCGATACAACTGGCACTCAAACGCTTGATGGCGATGCGTCATTATAAGCGCAGCGAGACCGTCGATGGCATCATTGATACCACCGTGATTGAGGACGTTGGTTTGACTGAATTGCAAGTGGAAGAAATGTATCGTTATCTGGCGATTGCCAACTACGAAGATCGCTTTGTCGTACCGTCCGGTATGCGCCAAGAAGCGGATAATGCTTACGCAGAATCAAATGGTTGTGGTTTCAGTTTTGGTGACGGTTGTGGGGGTAGCGACAACCGCATTAATCTGTTCAATAGTCAGAGAATCGATGCAATAGATATAACCACGGGGGATAAATGATGCTGAGTTTACGAATCATTGCTCACTTATTGGATTACCCGCAAGAAATGTTGTGGTCTCAGTATAACGAGCTGATTTCATCGACAGATCAATGTACTGAATTAAACGCTAAGCAACAAAGTGAGTTAAAACAATGGATCCGCTCATATTGCGAGCAGCGATTATTTGATGTACAGGCGCAATATTGTGCGCTTTTTGACCGTGGCAGATCATTATCACTGCTGTTGTTTGAACATGTGCATGGCCAATCGCGCGAACGTGGTCAGGCGATGGTCGATCTGATGACACAATATCAGAACAAGGGGTTAGAACTCGATTCTAAAGAGCTACCCGATTACTTACCGATGTATCTTGAATACTTATCGATATTACCTTTAGACGATGCCGTTCAGGGGTTAGAGGATATTGCACCGATTTTGGCATTGCTGGCAGAAAGATTGCGGCAAAGAGAAAGTGACTACGCAGCATTGATGTCACTGTTGCTCTCTCTCAGTGCCGTCCGGTTGAATGTGTCCTCAATTGTGCAAAAAGTCACTCAAGAGGTGCGGGACGACACTGTCGAAGCACTCGATCAAGTGTGGGAAGAAGAGCAAGTCACATTTATGGACAACAGTTCGTGTTGTGACAGCAGCACTCAGCAACACCAACGACGTTTTGCGCATACCATTCAACCGCAATATCTCGATATCAGTAAACTGGGGGAGAAGCATAATGGACGTTCTTAA
It includes:
- the narJ gene encoding nitrate reductase molybdenum cofactor assembly chaperone — its product is MMLSLRIIAHLLDYPQEMLWSQYNELISSTDQCTELNAKQQSELKQWIRSYCEQRLFDVQAQYCALFDRGRSLSLLLFEHVHGQSRERGQAMVDLMTQYQNKGLELDSKELPDYLPMYLEYLSILPLDDAVQGLEDIAPILALLAERLRQRESDYAALMSLLLSLSAVRLNVSSIVQKVTQEVRDDTVEALDQVWEEEQVTFMDNSSCCDSSTQQHQRRFAHTIQPQYLDISKLGEKHNGRS